A single window of Desulfovibrio sp. G11 DNA harbors:
- the rfaE2 gene encoding D-glycero-beta-D-manno-heptose 1-phosphate adenylyltransferase gives MLDEYTETRVNRISPEAPVPVAHVRRHWSVPGGAANVARNLSCLGCRVTLVGLRARDAEGEQLQSLLEKHGIKVALEFTDDRPTPSKLRVVALGQQLLRLDNEEHADLPADVLERVWQTIEPRLSDVNAVVLSDYDKGVFRRFNGGDSLAARTIKACHERLIPVLVDPKGTDWQRYATADCITPNTQELAHVVTAPADSFTLLADGARALMEQYALPRILLTRSEKGMALLPRAKSAIEIPTQAREVSDVSGAGDTVIAVMAACIAKGLDWLVAARIANVAAGVVVGKTGTSPIELAELRAALLELEDGSNKELARLNSKIYSLERLKATVDAWHRLGKKIVFTNGCFDLLHLGHVQLVQEAAAQGDKLIVALNSDNSVKRLKGPSRPIQPQKARAIVMAALEGVSAVILFDEETPLKLIESLTPDVLVKGGDYDVQSVVGAQHVMSHGGRVHLANFVQGFSTTKIVSELSYTN, from the coding sequence ATGCTTGATGAATACACGGAAACACGGGTGAATCGTATTTCACCTGAAGCGCCCGTGCCCGTGGCGCACGTGCGGCGGCACTGGAGTGTTCCCGGCGGAGCGGCCAACGTGGCGCGCAACCTTTCCTGCCTTGGCTGTAGGGTAACCTTGGTGGGCCTACGGGCGCGCGACGCTGAAGGCGAGCAGTTGCAAAGTTTGCTGGAAAAGCATGGCATAAAAGTCGCTTTAGAATTTACCGATGACCGGCCAACACCCAGTAAGCTGCGTGTGGTTGCTCTTGGGCAACAGTTGTTGCGGTTGGATAACGAAGAGCACGCCGACCTACCGGCCGATGTTCTGGAGCGTGTGTGGCAAACTATTGAGCCCCGGCTATCCGATGTTAACGCCGTGGTGCTATCGGACTACGATAAAGGCGTATTTCGGCGGTTTAACGGTGGGGATTCGCTGGCGGCGCGGACGATTAAAGCCTGTCATGAGCGGCTGATCCCTGTTCTGGTTGACCCCAAGGGCACAGATTGGCAGCGCTACGCCACGGCAGACTGTATTACCCCCAACACGCAGGAACTGGCGCATGTCGTAACGGCTCCGGCGGACTCCTTTACCTTGCTGGCTGATGGGGCCAGAGCTTTGATGGAGCAATACGCTTTGCCCAGGATTTTGCTAACCCGCAGTGAAAAAGGGATGGCCTTGTTGCCGCGCGCCAAATCCGCCATTGAAATTCCTACTCAGGCGCGTGAAGTGTCAGACGTTTCCGGTGCCGGCGATACGGTTATTGCCGTAATGGCCGCCTGTATTGCAAAAGGGTTGGATTGGCTCGTCGCCGCGCGTATAGCCAACGTCGCTGCGGGAGTTGTGGTGGGTAAGACCGGCACAAGTCCCATTGAACTGGCGGAATTGCGTGCGGCCCTGCTGGAATTGGAAGATGGTTCCAATAAGGAACTGGCGAGGCTCAATTCCAAAATTTACTCGCTCGAACGGCTCAAAGCCACAGTGGACGCCTGGCACCGGTTGGGCAAGAAAATTGTTTTCACCAACGGTTGTTTTGATTTGCTGCACCTGGGGCATGTGCAACTTGTTCAAGAGGCGGCTGCACAAGGCGACAAGCTGATTGTCGCCCTTAATTCCGACAACTCCGTCAAACGGCTGAAAGGGCCAAGCCGCCCCATTCAGCCGCAAAAAGCGCGCGCCATAGTTATGGCAGCCCTTGAAGGCGTGAGCGCGGTCATTTTGTTCGACGAAGAGACTCCTCTGAAGCTCATTGAGTCCCTGACTCCTGATGTCTTGGTAAAAGGCGGGGATTATGACGTTCAGTCCGTTGTAGGCGCACAGCACGTCATGTCCCATGGGGGCAGGGTTCACTTGGCCAATTTTGTTCAAGGCTTTAGCACCACAAAAATTGTTTCCGAGCTTTCTTACACTAATTGA
- a CDS encoding IS30 family transposase, giving the protein MGYAHLAREERYYICQAVKSGTSLRAIAKAIGRSVSTVRNTGARGYRYRQAHKRSQKRQTSKGKKRIGLEVWTYVEQCLHQDFSPEQISGVLKRKGFALSHEWIYQYILSDKRRGGTLHSHLRCQRKRKRRYGKPDRRGQIKGRISIDTRPPIVDERSRLGDWEADTVEGSKGGPVLVTLAERKSRLFLFGKAPNKSASEVRRVIEGLLTPIKDFVQTITYDNGKEFSYHADVSATLEAQGFFAHPYHSWERGLNENSNGLLRQYFPKGVSLASVTQDEIIAAMCRLNWRPRKCLGFKTPYEVFLEDANTQGLGVAL; this is encoded by the coding sequence ATGGGCTATGCACACCTTGCCAGGGAAGAACGGTACTACATCTGCCAGGCAGTGAAAAGTGGAACGTCACTGAGGGCCATAGCCAAAGCGATAGGCCGTAGCGTCTCAACTGTACGAAATACCGGGGCGCGTGGCTACCGCTACAGGCAGGCACACAAGCGCAGTCAGAAAAGGCAGACCAGTAAAGGGAAGAAGCGCATTGGCCTTGAGGTATGGACGTATGTTGAACAGTGTCTGCACCAGGACTTCAGTCCGGAGCAAATCTCTGGAGTTCTCAAACGCAAAGGTTTTGCCCTCAGTCATGAATGGATTTACCAGTACATTCTGTCGGACAAAAGGCGAGGAGGGACGCTGCACAGCCATTTGCGCTGCCAGCGCAAACGCAAACGACGATATGGCAAACCTGACAGACGAGGTCAAATCAAGGGGCGTATCAGCATAGACACACGGCCGCCTATTGTTGACGAGCGTTCGCGCCTTGGTGACTGGGAGGCTGATACCGTTGAAGGGAGTAAAGGAGGCCCCGTTTTGGTAACACTAGCAGAGCGTAAAAGCCGTCTTTTCCTGTTTGGCAAGGCTCCCAACAAAAGCGCCAGCGAAGTAAGGCGGGTCATTGAAGGACTCTTGACACCCATTAAGGACTTTGTTCAGACTATTACCTATGATAACGGCAAGGAGTTCAGCTACCATGCCGATGTGTCAGCTACACTCGAGGCTCAGGGATTTTTTGCGCACCCCTACCATTCGTGGGAGCGTGGCTTGAACGAGAACTCCAATGGCCTTCTACGCCAATACTTCCCCAAGGGGGTAAGCTTGGCATCGGTCACGCAAGATGAGATCATAGCGGCAATGTGCCGCTTGAACTGGCGGCCTAGAAAATGCCTTGGGTTTAAGACACCCTATGAAGTTTTTTTAGAAGACGCCAATACCCAAGGACTGGGTGTTGCACTTTGA
- the rfaD gene encoding ADP-glyceromanno-heptose 6-epimerase yields MYIVTGGAGFIGSAMIWRLNQAGITDILVVDNLGTTEKWKNLVNRRYARYVHRSEFLEMLHNDAIRGTIEAVIHMGACSSTTEKDADFLMSNNTAFTTKVCQFALERGARFINASSASTYGDGSQGFSDELVNIRGLKPLNMYGYSKHLFDLWLLDNGLTDSVASLKFFNVYGPNEYHKDSMRSVVCKAFYEIGSKGRMGLFKSDNPNYGDGGQMRDFVYVKDCVELMFWLITNPKANGIFNVGTGKARTWNDLIKAVFSAMHREPCIDYVDMPETLKGKYQYFTQAEMDWLSEKNCPVKFTSLENGVADYVRRYLSGDDPYLEMC; encoded by the coding sequence ATGTACATCGTCACAGGGGGCGCGGGGTTCATAGGCAGCGCCATGATTTGGCGTCTGAATCAGGCGGGCATCACGGACATTCTGGTTGTAGATAACCTGGGCACAACGGAAAAGTGGAAAAACCTGGTTAACAGGCGTTATGCACGGTATGTGCATCGCTCGGAATTTCTTGAAATGCTCCATAATGACGCCATTCGTGGCACGATTGAAGCTGTTATACACATGGGGGCCTGCTCGTCAACCACCGAGAAGGACGCCGACTTCCTGATGTCAAACAATACGGCATTCACCACAAAAGTCTGCCAGTTCGCCCTGGAACGCGGCGCGCGTTTTATCAACGCCAGTTCTGCCTCCACGTATGGCGATGGTTCGCAGGGTTTTTCTGACGAACTCGTCAACATTCGTGGCCTCAAACCTTTAAACATGTACGGTTATTCCAAGCACCTTTTCGACCTGTGGCTGCTCGACAATGGCTTAACCGACAGTGTAGCCAGCCTGAAATTTTTTAACGTTTACGGCCCCAACGAGTACCATAAAGACAGCATGCGTAGCGTCGTATGCAAGGCTTTTTACGAGATCGGAAGCAAGGGGCGCATGGGCTTGTTCAAGTCGGATAACCCCAACTATGGCGACGGCGGCCAGATGCGGGACTTTGTTTACGTCAAGGACTGCGTTGAACTTATGTTCTGGTTGATCACCAATCCAAAAGCTAACGGTATTTTTAATGTTGGCACCGGTAAAGCACGGACTTGGAACGATCTGATCAAAGCAGTGTTTAGCGCCATGCACCGCGAACCATGTATTGACTATGTGGACATGCCTGAAACGCTGAAGGGGAAATATCAATACTTCACCCAAGCCGAAATGGACTGGCTGAGCGAAAAAAATTGTCCGGTGAAATTCACTTCACTAGAAAATGGGGTTGCCGACTATGTGCGCCGCTATCTATCCGGTGACGATCCTTATCTAGAAATGTGTTAA
- a CDS encoding D-sedoheptulose-7-phosphate isomerase, whose amino-acid sequence MAASLLANYNEHMQCFDRMREQEGNIVSVGECCVRVCSSGKILIAGNGGSAADAQHFAAELVGRFQVNRRALPCIALNTDTSNLTAIGNDFGFNEVFARQVEAIGQPGDAFIGISTSGNSENIIAAVCEAKKQGMATIGLLGRDGGKLAGLVDHAVIVPHDVTARIQEAHIFILHYWAGCVEKSVA is encoded by the coding sequence ATGGCAGCTTCCCTTCTAGCCAACTACAACGAGCATATGCAATGTTTTGACCGCATGCGGGAACAGGAGGGAAATATTGTTTCCGTGGGCGAGTGCTGTGTTCGCGTTTGTTCTTCCGGCAAGATACTTATAGCGGGTAACGGCGGGTCCGCCGCTGATGCGCAGCATTTCGCCGCCGAACTGGTGGGGCGGTTTCAGGTGAACCGGCGCGCGTTGCCTTGTATTGCGCTGAACACCGATACGTCGAACCTGACCGCTATCGGCAATGATTTTGGCTTCAACGAGGTGTTCGCACGTCAGGTCGAAGCCATCGGGCAGCCAGGTGATGCGTTTATCGGCATATCCACATCAGGCAATTCGGAAAACATCATTGCTGCGGTTTGCGAAGCCAAAAAACAGGGCATGGCGACCATCGGCCTGTTGGGGCGTGACGGCGGCAAGCTTGCCGGTCTGGTGGATCATGCTGTGATCGTTCCACATGACGTGACCGCCAGAATTCAGGAGGCGCACATCTTCATCCTCCATTATTGGGCTGGCTGCGTTGAAAAGAGCGTTGCATGA
- a CDS encoding DEAD/DEAH box helicase translates to MGFLLWGESSHASSASSAPSSASADSAVAEENTTPALPPKRAAKTKAASPAPSPFDAGQAALDAALAEHLGLSPGVASPLEATAWLPSSRSGPVPSSRLLHDVEKAEASLRLRPWRVSAALLDAQEALTALANCTGKQTLARGVFLGHDLAYWTEMLRFAGALVARQQYLPGVRITGGHCHAVWEPVITAEELPRFTAFAAAMPPSARALTKADGKAPPSTAAAPLLRAFLTDMVDALVRSAMPQATAGKNGQVGTSSTLRVPRTQPAVESAHDAWLAALRSPDGRIDWPKKDVTDLKNTLTRWKRPITVLSKSPVRLCFRLEEPTNDNAPLNHTLLAPPAEDDPAWRVSYLLHPHNDHSLLLPIQDLWSGPQKRASVLKHLGADAREYVLSALGQASGIAPEIEASLKDAAPQGYSLDVQGAHRFLTHTSLALGQAGFGVMLPSWWTNKGAKLRPVIQARVASPKLRSSSGLSLDTIVEFDWQASLGGEPITHKELLALARLKVPLVQVRGQWVEVNAQEILAAADFWKKNSKNTAPARDVLRMALGGEDAPHGFAFGGVQSAGWLSELLDQLEGRTACAELSPPAEFGGTLRPYQARGFSWLAFLQQWGLGACLADDMGLGKTIQTLALLQRLWSSGKKMPSLLICPTSVVNNWAREAEKFTPELPVMVHHGLDRKKGAAFRRLASAQALVISSYGLLQRDMAVLKDISWGGVILDEAQNIKNPETKQAKAARAIPAAYRIALTGTPVENNVGDLWSLMDFLNPGFLGSQQEFRKRFFMPIQTGRDPEAATRLKRLTAPFLLRRLKTDTSIISDLPDKVEMKEFCPLTKEQASLYAAVLEDLNRTLYEVDGIQRKGIILATLSRLKQVCNHPAHFLGDNSAIDGRSGKLARLAEMLEEILPVGDKALIFTQFKEMGHILKGHLQDTLGREVLFLHGGVARKARDRMIERFQGDAQAPPIFILSLKAGSTGLNLTAANHVFHYDRWWNPAVENQATDRAFRIGQHRTVLVHKFVCSGTLEEKIDAMIERKKEISDAVVGVGEAWLTELSNQELRDLFALREETLGE, encoded by the coding sequence ATGGGATTTCTGCTTTGGGGTGAAAGTTCGCATGCCTCATCTGCGTCTTCCGCGCCTTCTTCTGCTTCTGCTGATTCTGCTGTTGCGGAGGAGAACACAACCCCGGCACTCCCCCCGAAGCGCGCAGCAAAAACAAAAGCCGCAAGCCCCGCCCCTTCTCCCTTTGACGCGGGACAGGCCGCTCTTGATGCCGCTCTGGCTGAACACCTCGGCCTTTCGCCGGGCGTTGCAAGCCCGCTTGAGGCCACCGCCTGGCTGCCGTCCTCCAGGTCCGGCCCCGTACCGTCGAGTCGGCTCCTCCACGACGTGGAAAAAGCCGAAGCCTCACTGCGCCTGCGTCCCTGGCGCGTCTCAGCCGCCCTGCTTGATGCCCAGGAAGCCTTAACTGCCCTGGCAAATTGCACAGGCAAGCAAACTCTCGCCCGTGGCGTTTTTCTGGGGCATGACCTTGCTTATTGGACGGAAATGCTCAGATTTGCCGGGGCGCTGGTTGCCAGGCAGCAATATCTGCCCGGCGTGCGGATAACCGGCGGTCATTGCCACGCCGTATGGGAACCGGTGATTACCGCGGAGGAACTGCCACGCTTCACCGCTTTTGCCGCCGCCATGCCCCCGTCGGCCAGAGCCTTGACCAAGGCTGACGGCAAAGCACCGCCTTCCACTGCCGCCGCTCCTCTTCTGCGCGCTTTTCTGACGGACATGGTTGACGCCCTTGTCCGCTCCGCCATGCCGCAAGCAACGGCGGGGAAAAATGGCCAAGTCGGCACTTCCAGCACATTACGAGTACCACGGACGCAGCCCGCTGTGGAGAGCGCGCATGACGCATGGCTGGCCGCCCTGCGCTCGCCAGATGGACGCATAGACTGGCCGAAGAAAGATGTAACAGATCTAAAAAATACCCTTACTCGCTGGAAACGCCCCATAACAGTGCTGTCCAAATCCCCGGTGCGGCTCTGCTTCAGGCTTGAAGAACCCACAAATGACAACGCGCCTTTGAACCATACTCTTCTTGCCCCTCCGGCGGAGGACGATCCTGCATGGCGGGTTTCCTATCTTCTGCATCCGCACAACGACCACAGCCTCCTGCTCCCCATACAGGATCTCTGGTCAGGCCCCCAAAAGCGTGCTTCGGTATTGAAGCACCTGGGTGCAGATGCCAGGGAATATGTGCTTTCGGCGCTCGGTCAGGCTTCCGGCATTGCGCCGGAGATTGAGGCCAGCCTCAAGGATGCCGCGCCCCAGGGCTACAGTCTGGACGTTCAGGGCGCACACCGCTTTCTGACACATACGTCTCTTGCTCTGGGGCAGGCCGGATTCGGGGTCATGCTGCCTTCGTGGTGGACCAACAAAGGCGCGAAGCTCCGGCCGGTCATTCAGGCCAGGGTGGCGTCCCCCAAACTCCGCTCTTCAAGCGGTCTTTCCCTTGATACCATTGTGGAATTCGACTGGCAGGCCTCCCTTGGCGGAGAGCCCATAACGCATAAAGAGCTTCTGGCTCTGGCCCGGCTCAAGGTTCCTCTGGTGCAGGTGCGGGGACAGTGGGTGGAGGTCAATGCGCAGGAAATTCTGGCCGCCGCTGATTTCTGGAAGAAAAACAGCAAAAATACCGCCCCGGCCCGGGATGTTCTCCGCATGGCCCTTGGCGGTGAGGACGCCCCCCACGGCTTTGCCTTTGGCGGTGTGCAGAGTGCGGGTTGGCTCAGCGAATTGCTCGACCAGTTGGAGGGCCGCACGGCCTGTGCGGAGTTGTCGCCCCCGGCCGAGTTTGGCGGCACACTGCGACCCTATCAGGCGCGGGGCTTTTCCTGGCTCGCCTTTTTGCAGCAATGGGGCCTTGGAGCCTGCCTTGCCGATGACATGGGCCTGGGAAAAACCATCCAGACCCTGGCCCTGCTGCAAAGATTATGGTCTTCCGGCAAAAAGATGCCCAGCCTGCTCATCTGCCCCACATCGGTGGTCAACAACTGGGCCAGAGAAGCGGAAAAATTCACCCCCGAACTGCCGGTCATGGTCCATCACGGGCTTGACCGCAAGAAAGGAGCGGCCTTCCGGCGGCTCGCGTCCGCGCAGGCGCTGGTCATTTCAAGCTATGGGCTTCTTCAGAGAGATATGGCGGTACTGAAAGATATTTCCTGGGGCGGCGTCATTCTGGATGAAGCGCAAAACATCAAAAACCCCGAAACAAAACAGGCCAAGGCCGCTCGGGCCATCCCGGCGGCATACCGCATAGCCCTGACAGGAACGCCGGTGGAAAACAATGTCGGCGACCTGTGGTCTCTTATGGATTTTCTCAATCCGGGTTTTCTGGGCAGCCAGCAAGAATTTCGCAAGCGTTTCTTCATGCCCATCCAGACCGGGCGCGATCCCGAGGCTGCCACACGACTGAAGCGCCTTACCGCGCCCTTCCTCCTGCGCCGCCTCAAGACAGACACGTCCATTATTTCCGACCTCCCCGACAAGGTGGAAATGAAGGAATTTTGCCCGCTGACCAAGGAGCAGGCTTCGCTGTACGCCGCTGTGCTTGAAGACCTGAACCGCACATTATACGAGGTGGACGGTATTCAGCGCAAGGGCATTATTCTTGCGACCCTGTCCCGGCTCAAGCAGGTGTGCAATCATCCCGCCCACTTCCTTGGCGACAACTCGGCCATAGACGGACGCTCGGGCAAGCTTGCCCGCCTCGCCGAAATGCTGGAAGAAATTCTGCCCGTGGGCGACAAGGCCCTGATATTCACCCAGTTCAAAGAGATGGGCCATATACTCAAAGGGCATTTGCAGGACACCCTCGGCAGGGAGGTGCTCTTTCTGCACGGCGGCGTGGCACGAAAGGCGCGCGACCGGATGATTGAGCGCTTTCAGGGTGATGCCCAGGCCCCGCCGATTTTTATTCTTTCGCTCAAGGCCGGTTCTACGGGGCTGAACCTCACTGCGGCCAATCATGTTTTTCACTATGACAGATGGTGGAACCCGGCGGTGGAAAATCAGGCCACGGACCGGGCCTTCAGAATCGGCCAGCACCGCACTGTTCTTGTGCATAAATTTGTCTGTAGCGGTACGCTGGAAGAAAAGATTGATGCCATGATTGAACGCAAGAAAGAAATTTCCGATGCCGTGGTGGGCGTTGGCGAGGCCTGGTTGACAGAACTGTCCAACCAGGAGCTTCGGGATTTGTTCGCGTTGCGGGAAGAAACTCTAGGGGAGTAA
- a CDS encoding SWIM zinc finger family protein yields the protein MAWYHEYGGFPPSQAREVKGGIKSQSRRGGFGQSWWAKRWIELIESFGLGARLTRGRAYARKGQVVSIQMEKGCISAKVQGSRAKPYTVTMRVKPLEADAWATIGHALRKEALFSAALLSGQMPQQIEEIFKNAKLSLFPVKKDDFTTDCSCPDWSNPCKHIAAVYYLVAEEFDRDPFLLFRLRGIEREALLELLGTGASDAEADPDAMQEEAEPLPCDPVQFWGHHATPTELGAVMLPAVAAALPRRLGGIPFWRGNEEFMGTMVGVYGAASDAGLNCAIGLNIVGNAPQVE from the coding sequence ATGGCCTGGTATCATGAATATGGCGGCTTTCCCCCATCCCAAGCCCGCGAGGTCAAGGGGGGCATCAAGTCCCAAAGTCGGCGCGGCGGCTTTGGGCAAAGCTGGTGGGCCAAACGCTGGATCGAGCTTATTGAAAGCTTCGGGCTGGGAGCACGGCTGACCCGTGGGCGCGCCTATGCCCGCAAAGGGCAGGTCGTGTCCATTCAAATGGAAAAAGGCTGCATTTCCGCCAAAGTGCAGGGTTCGCGGGCCAAGCCGTATACTGTCACCATGCGGGTCAAACCTCTGGAGGCTGACGCGTGGGCCACCATCGGCCATGCCCTGCGCAAGGAGGCCCTCTTTTCCGCCGCTCTCTTGTCCGGACAGATGCCGCAACAGATTGAAGAAATCTTTAAAAATGCCAAACTGTCGCTTTTTCCTGTAAAAAAGGATGATTTTACAACTGACTGCTCATGCCCTGACTGGTCAAACCCGTGCAAGCATATCGCAGCCGTGTACTACCTTGTGGCCGAGGAGTTTGACCGGGACCCCTTTTTGCTGTTCAGGCTTCGGGGCATTGAGCGGGAGGCCCTTCTGGAACTGCTGGGTACTGGCGCGAGCGATGCCGAAGCCGACCCGGATGCCATGCAGGAAGAGGCAGAACCGCTCCCCTGCGATCCTGTACAGTTTTGGGGCCACCACGCAACGCCGACTGAACTTGGAGCGGTTATGCTTCCCGCTGTTGCCGCCGCCCTGCCCCGGCGGCTTGGCGGAATCCCTTTTTGGCGGGGAAATGAAGAATTTATGGGCACAATGGTGGGCGTGTACGGGGCGGCAAGCGATGCGGGCCTCAACTGCGCCATAGGTCTCAACATCGTGGGGAATGCCCCTCAGGTGGAGTAG
- a CDS encoding DUF927 domain-containing protein, translated as MDTKKFVYAGTPEPGYGPWTFIEDSPESRAQALVQGCKAFTTVSFAYEPKKDKPEPMRYGDLWLDIDCKEAPFLAIVGARDFVKGLLNQYDGFDPALLEYYMSGSKGVHIRIPAEVFGGENGHPCLPKLHLKMLERIFQHSPIGRNLGLLALGKPVPDDFRRKTVGDLVDTSLYCMGKGKLLRAPNIRRPDGCYKVQVSVEEFFEWEINSLLELTQSARTCVIQTPPPTVTGMTALYDHALLDLQSCSQRKLNLQGLSDCQFMRHCRENAAALSEPEWFLMLRILAQLGEKGLELAQEYSRPHPEYSAQKTQAKFLHALSKGYSVNCSDIQEFFQCSTSCKVRSPLDLERKRLSDAVVAAESFSSQKDGLYYSPSRGTVEGDSFKVCSPLKVLGKMRNTDGTGWARLVKLLTPDGKEQKLTITMKECVGRGDVVLGRLCEHGLELSGGRMEKFIMEYLRLAGSDKIFTNVERLGWHGKCYVLPDNIFGGGENEEIHYTQEHGLFNHAGELEQWHEHVGRYCQGNTLLMLVVAFALTGPLLRPCEMEGGGLHLFGPSSTGKTTLALLAGSLCGGNDSKGFIRQWRSTHNALEHIAAQHNDCLLVLDEIGQATAETVTQVTYMLPNGQGKERMRSDATQRKAHQWLLNFFSTGELSIEDKIEETGKYRAMAGQNVRVINLPIDGGTGKNVYSTLHGFKNPAALSEHLKNASRTYYGTPLRAFLKVLCGAGGHDLHMNLDEINDNIVMFTKKHCPEGACGQVRRVVLKFGLTAAAGVFAAKAGILPWTPEESSDAVVEWLNVWLDERGGVGNLEIMKALDRFKDFFARYSRSRFVDVDGLGESMRDLAGYRWEDKGDLRLFMTIPTFNDLAKGVNRHELLEHMKRQGWLLMNTKGNPTETKCIKGRNVRGYGFIPSAWEGRGDLEERHMNVAKDSKASDCDF; from the coding sequence ATGGATACGAAAAAATTTGTCTACGCCGGAACACCAGAACCTGGCTATGGCCCCTGGACATTTATAGAAGATTCGCCTGAATCGCGTGCCCAGGCACTTGTACAGGGCTGCAAGGCATTCACGACCGTGAGCTTCGCCTATGAGCCGAAAAAAGATAAACCCGAACCCATGCGCTACGGCGATCTTTGGCTGGACATAGACTGCAAGGAAGCGCCGTTTCTCGCCATTGTGGGCGCAAGGGACTTTGTTAAGGGCCTGCTCAATCAGTATGATGGTTTTGACCCTGCCCTACTCGAATACTACATGAGCGGCAGCAAAGGCGTCCATATCCGTATTCCAGCTGAGGTATTTGGTGGAGAAAACGGGCATCCCTGCCTGCCCAAGCTGCATTTGAAAATGCTGGAGCGGATTTTTCAGCACTCCCCAATTGGCCGTAATCTGGGCCTGCTGGCGCTGGGCAAGCCCGTACCCGATGATTTCAGACGCAAGACGGTCGGCGACCTTGTGGACACAAGCCTGTATTGCATGGGGAAGGGGAAGTTGCTGAGGGCTCCCAATATCAGGCGCCCTGACGGATGCTACAAAGTGCAGGTGAGCGTTGAGGAATTTTTTGAATGGGAAATTAACTCATTACTGGAACTGACCCAGTCGGCAAGAACATGCGTCATACAAACTCCGCCGCCCACGGTAACAGGGATGACAGCCCTTTATGACCACGCTCTTCTGGATCTGCAATCTTGTAGTCAGCGCAAGCTCAATCTGCAAGGGCTTTCCGACTGCCAGTTCATGCGCCATTGCCGTGAAAATGCCGCAGCGCTGAGTGAGCCGGAATGGTTCCTGATGCTGCGTATTCTGGCTCAGCTGGGAGAAAAAGGGCTTGAGTTAGCGCAGGAATACAGTCGCCCCCATCCGGAATACTCGGCACAAAAAACCCAAGCCAAATTTCTGCACGCCCTGAGTAAGGGGTACTCAGTCAACTGCTCGGATATTCAGGAGTTTTTTCAGTGCAGCACTAGCTGCAAGGTACGTAGCCCGCTTGACCTTGAACGCAAACGCCTGAGTGATGCTGTGGTCGCCGCAGAATCATTCAGTTCCCAAAAGGATGGCCTGTACTATTCACCATCCCGTGGCACGGTGGAGGGCGACAGTTTCAAAGTGTGCAGCCCCTTAAAAGTACTTGGCAAGATGCGCAATACGGACGGCACGGGCTGGGCAAGACTGGTGAAATTGCTGACGCCCGATGGCAAAGAACAAAAGCTGACCATCACCATGAAGGAATGTGTGGGGCGCGGCGATGTCGTCCTTGGACGGCTTTGCGAGCATGGGCTTGAACTGTCAGGTGGGCGAATGGAAAAATTCATTATGGAGTACCTGCGCCTGGCGGGTTCCGACAAGATTTTCACCAATGTTGAGCGCCTGGGCTGGCACGGCAAGTGCTATGTCTTGCCGGATAATATTTTTGGCGGAGGAGAAAATGAAGAAATCCATTACACGCAGGAACACGGCCTGTTCAACCATGCAGGCGAACTGGAGCAGTGGCATGAGCATGTGGGCCGTTATTGCCAGGGCAACACGCTGCTCATGCTGGTTGTGGCCTTTGCCCTGACAGGGCCGCTTTTGCGCCCTTGTGAAATGGAAGGGGGTGGATTGCATCTGTTCGGGCCATCGTCCACCGGCAAAACAACGTTGGCCCTGTTGGCCGGCAGCCTCTGCGGCGGCAATGACAGCAAAGGGTTTATCCGCCAATGGCGCAGCACGCACAATGCTCTTGAGCATATAGCGGCCCAGCATAATGATTGCCTGCTGGTTCTCGATGAAATAGGGCAAGCCACAGCAGAAACGGTGACTCAGGTCACGTACATGTTGCCCAACGGCCAGGGCAAGGAGCGCATGCGGAGTGATGCCACACAGCGTAAGGCTCATCAATGGCTTCTCAATTTCTTTTCCACTGGCGAGTTGAGCATAGAAGACAAAATAGAAGAAACAGGTAAATACCGTGCAATGGCCGGGCAGAATGTACGTGTGATCAACCTTCCCATTGATGGCGGCACAGGCAAAAATGTCTATAGCACTTTGCATGGCTTCAAAAATCCAGCGGCACTGAGTGAGCACCTCAAAAATGCTTCCCGAACCTATTATGGTACACCGCTGCGTGCTTTCCTGAAGGTTTTGTGTGGTGCTGGCGGGCATGATCTGCACATGAATCTAGATGAAATAAACGATAATATCGTTATGTTCACAAAAAAACATTGCCCAGAGGGAGCCTGCGGGCAGGTTCGGCGTGTGGTTCTGAAGTTCGGGCTGACTGCTGCGGCCGGTGTCTTCGCTGCAAAGGCCGGCATCCTGCCCTGGACACCGGAAGAATCAAGTGATGCCGTTGTGGAATGGCTCAACGTCTGGCTTGACGAGCGCGGCGGCGTTGGCAATCTGGAAATCATGAAAGCTCTTGATCGCTTTAAGGATTTCTTTGCGCGCTATAGCAGAAGCCGTTTTGTTGATGTGGACGGCCTGGGTGAGAGTATGCGCGATCTGGCTGGCTATAGATGGGAGGACAAGGGTGACCTGCGATTATTCATGACAATCCCGACGTTCAACGACCTCGCCAAAGGAGTAAATCGCCATGAGTTGCTGGAGCATATGAAGCGTCAGGGGTGGTTGTTGATGAACACCAAAGGAAATCCTACGGAAACAAAATGTATCAAGGGGCGGAACGTACGTGGCTATGGATTCATCCCTTCCGCATGGGAAGGCCGTGGAGACCTGGAAGAGCGGCACATGAATGTGGCAAAAGACTCCAAAGCCAGTGATTGTGACTTTTAA